The stretch of DNA CCGGAGACGGTGGCCGGCGAGACCTGGCGCGGCATGACCACCATCACCGGCGCCTGGATCGGCGGCGGCGCCAACCAGGCCGCGATGAAGGAAGTGTTCGAGGTCGATGCCACCCTGTTCGGCCAGTTCGTCGCCGTCGACGTGCTGGTGGCAAACGTCTGGATGGCGGTGCTGCTGTTCCTGGCCGGTCGTGCCCAGGCTTTCGATCGCTGGACCGGCGCCGACCTCTCCGCCATCAATGCCCTGAAGGCGCGCATCGAGACCTACCAGGCCGAGCATGCGCGCATGCCGACCCTGACCGACGTGATGGTGATCCTGGCCGTGGGCCTGGGCGTCACCGGCCTGTCGCATGCGCTGACCGGTCCCACCGTGGGCTGGATCGCCAGCCTGCCGCAGGAGTGGCGCCTGCAGGACTACAGCCTGACCTCGTCCTTCTTCTGGATCGTGGTGTTCGCCACCACCTTCGGCATGCTGCTCAGCTTCACCAGGGCGCGCAGCCTGGAAGGGGCCGGCGCCTCGACGCTCGGTTCGGCCATGCTGTACTTCCTGGTGGCGACCATCGGCATGCAGATGGACCTGAACGCGCTGCTCGACCGCCCGTGGCTGTTCGTGCTGGGCCTGATCTGGATCTGCGTGCACGGCGGCCTGCTGCTGCTGGTGGCCAAGCTGATCCGCGCGCCGCTGTTCTTCATGGCGGTCGGCTCGCAGGCCAACGTCGGCGGCGCCGCCTCGGCGCCGGTGGTGGCCAGCGCCTTCCACCCGGCGCTGGCGCCAGTGGGCGTGCTGCTGGCGGTGCTGGGTTATGCGCTGGGCACGTATTGCGCCTATATCACCGGACTCGTGCTGCGCGGCCTGGCGACCTGAGGCCGTCATGGGCGGGCGCAGTGGCGCCCGCCTGAAATCTCCGGTACACGCCTGCGGCATACGCCACAAGCACCAAAAATGCTGTACCTTTACATCTGCGACAACGTTTGTCCTCGCCAGCTCTGGCGAGGAACGCTCCGCAGGCGGCTTCACCCCGCTTGCCGTTGTCCTGCATCAATAGAATCTCGCCTCTAAGTTCCCGTTTGACATTTCATCTCTGGTAGATAATAGTACGAGCGTTCGGATTTTTTCGATTCAGGGGCAGCTATCACTACTTCAGCCAAATTCATGCGCAAGGGCGAACTCACGCGGGCAGCGATCCTGGACGTGGCGCTCGAGCTGTCGAGCCGCGACGGCCTCGAAGGCCTGACCATCGGCGTGCTGGCCGACCGGATGAACATGAGCAAATCCGGGGTGTTCGCGCACTTCGGTTCGCGCGAGGACCTGCAGCTGGAGGTGGTCAAGCTGTACCACCACCGCTTCGAGCAGGAAGTGTTCTTCCCGAGCGTGCGCGAGCCGCGCGGCCTGCCGCGCCTGCAGTCGATGTTCGACCGCTGGCTGGCGCGCGTGTCGGTCGAGATCGCGTCCGGCTGCATCTATATCAGCGGCGCCGTCGAATACGACGATCGTCCGGGCCCGATCCGCGAGGAGCTGGTCAAGATGGTGCAGGACTGGCAGGACGCGCTGCGCCGCGCCGCGCGCCAGGCGATCGAGGTCGGCCACCTGCGTGCCGATGCCGATGCCGAGCAGCTGGTGTATGAAATGTATGGGCTGATCCTGGCCCTGCACCACGATGCCCGCTTCCTGCGCAATGCTGGCGCGGTCGAGCGCGCGCGCCGCGGCTTCGAGCGGCTGGTCGAGAACTATCGCAATCCAACTCCGCCGCAAGGCGCCCCGGCGCAATAACAGCCGGACAGTCAAACAACTTTTACCTTCGTTCAGGAGAAAACCATGGGTCAGTACGTCGCGCCAATCCGGGATATGCAGTTCGTTCTGCACGAATTCCTCAACGTCAGCGAAGAGTTCAAGAACCTGCCTGCCTACCAGGAGATCGACGCCGACATCATCAACCAGGTGCTCGAAGAAGGTGCGAAGTTCACGCAGGAAGTGCTGTTCCCGCTGAACCACTCGGGCGACCGCGAAGGCTGCCATTTCGACGCCGCCACCAAGGCCGTCACCACCCCGAAGGGCTTCAAGGAAGCGTATAAACAGTACGTCGAAGGCGGCTGGGCCGCACTGGCGTGCGATCCGGAATACGGCGGCCAGGGCCTGCCGGTCTCGCTGAACAACTCGTTTTACGAGATGCTGAACTCCTCGAACCAGGCATGGACCATGTACCCGGGCCTGTCGCACGGCGCCTACGAGTGCCTGAAGGAGCACGGCACCGACGAGCAGAAGAAGCTGTTCCTGCCGAAGCTGGTCTCGGGCGAGTGGACCGGCACCATGTGCCTGACCGAAGCGCACTGCGGCACCGACCTGGGCCTGCTGCGCACCAAGGCCGAACCGCAGGCCGACGGCAGCTATGCAATCACCGGTTCCAAGATCTTCATCTCGGCCGGCGAACACGACATGGCCGAGAACATCGTCCACCTGGTGCTGGCACGCCTGCCGGACGCGCCCGAAGGCTCGAAAGGCATCTCGCTGTTCCTGGTGCCGAAGTTCAAGGTCAATGCCGACGGCTCGCTGGGCGAGCGCAACGGCATCGCCTGCGGCGCCATCGAAGAGAAGATGGGCATCCACGGCAACGCCACCTGCCAGATGAACCTGGACGGCGCGATCGGCACCCTGATCGGCCAGCCGCACAAGGGCCTGCAGGCGATGTTCGTGTTCATGAACGCCGCCCGCCTGGGCGTCGGCATGCAGTCGCTGGGCCTGACCGAAGTCGCGTACCAGAACGCGCTGGTCTACGCCAAGGAACGCATCCAGATGCGTTCGCTGTCGGGCCCGAAGGACCCTAGCAAGCCGGCCGACCCGATCATCGTGCACCCGGACGTACGCCGCATGCTGCTCACCGCTAAAGCCTTCGCCGAAGGCGCGCGCGCCCTGACCTCGTACATCGCGCTGCAGATCGACCGCGAGCTGAACCACCCGGACGAGGAAGTGCGCAAGGAAGCCGCCGGCGAAGTCGCGCTGCTGACCCCGATCGTCAAGGCCTTCATCACCGACAACGGCTGGATCGCCACCTCGGAAGCGATGCAGGTGTACGGCGGCCACGGCTACATCAGCGAGTGGGGCATGGAGCAGTACGTGCGCGACGCCCGCATCAACATGATCTACGAAGGCACCAACACCGTGCAGTCGCTGGACCTGCTGGGCCGTAAGATCCTGATGGACAACGGCGCCAAGCTGCGCGCCTTCGGCGAGAAGATCAAGGCCTTCGTCGAAGAGAACGGCCTGGACGAATCGATGTCCGAGTTCGTGACCCCGCTGGGCGAGCTGGGTGAGAAGGTCACCAAGCTGACCATGGAAATCGGCATGAAGGCCTTCCAGAACCAGGACGAAGTCGGCGCCGCCGCCGTGCCTTACCTGCGCGTCGTGGGCCACCTGGTGTTCAGCTACTTCTTCGCGCAGATGGCGAAGATCGCGCTGGCCAAGCAGGATTCGGGCGACAAGTTCTACGAGGCCAAGCTGCACACCGCGCGCTTCTACTTTGCCCGCCTGTATCCGGAAACCGCGATGCTGATCCGCCAGGCACGTTCGGGTGCATCGAACCTGCTGGCCATGGACGCAGACCTGTTCTAACACACCATCACGCGGCCTTCGCTCGAATAGCGGAGGCCGCGACTTATCCAAGGAAATAAGAATGTCCAATTTCATCGTCAAGAAAGTCGCCGTGCTGGGCGCCGGCGTGATGGGCGCGCAGATCGCTGCGCACTGCGTGAACGCGAAGGTGCCGGTCGTGCTGTTCGACCTGCCGGCCAAGGAAGGCCCGAAAAACGGCATCGTCCTGAAGGCCATCGAAAACCTGAAAAAGCTGTCGCCGGCCCCGCTGGGCAACAAGGATGACGCTGCCCTGATCGAAGTGGCCAACTACGAGGACAACCTCGACGTGCTGGCCGGCTGCGACCTGATCATCGAAGCCATCGCCGAGCGCATGGACTGGAAGCACGACCTGTACAAGAAGGTCGCCCCGCACATCGCCCCGAACGCGATCTTCGCCTCCAACACCTCGGGCCTGTCGATCAACAAGCTGGCCGAGGGGTTTGATGACGAACTGAAGGCGCGCTTCTGCGGCGTGCACTTCTTCAACCCGCCGCGCTACATGCACCTGGTCGAACTGATCCCGACCACCAGCACCCGCCCGGAAATCCTGGACCAGCTCGAAACCTTCCTGACCTCGACCCTGGGCAAGGGCGTGGTGCGTGCAAAAGATACCCCGAACTTCATCGCCAACCGCGTCGGCATCTTCGGCATGCTGGCCACCATCCACGAAGCGGAAAAATTCGGCCTGTCGGTGGACGTGGTCGACGACCTGACCGGCGCCAAGCTGGGCCGCGCCAAGTCCGGCACCTTCCGCACCGCCGACGTCGTGGGCCTGGACACCATGGGCCACGTGATCAAGACCATGCAGGACACCCTGCAGGACGACCCGTTCTTCAGCCTGTACAAGACCCCGGACGTGCTGGCCAAGCTGATCGAGAAGGGCGCACTGGGCCAGAAGGCCGGCGGCGGCTTCTATAAAAAGGTCGGCAAGGAGATCCAGCGCCTCGACTTCGCCACCGGCGAATACGTGGCCAGCGGCGCCAAGGCCGCCGACATCGTCGGCCGCATCCTGAAAGAAAAGGACCCGGTCAAGAAGTTCAAGGCCATGCGCGAATCGACCAATCCGCAGGCGCAGTTCCTGTGGGCGATCTTCCGCGACGCCTTCCACTACATTGCGTTCCACCTGGAGTCGATTGCCGACAACGCGCGCGACGTCGACTTTGCGATGCGCTGGGGCTTCGGCTGGAGCGTCGGCCCGTTCGAAACCTGGCAGGCCGCCGGCTGGACCCAGATCGCCCAGTGGGTGAAGGAAGACATCGACGCCGGCAAGGCGCTGTGCAACGCACCGCTGCCAGCCTGGGTGTTCGAAGGCCAGGTCGCCGAGAAGGGCGTGCACACCGCCGAAGGTTCGTACTCGGCCTCGAAGAACGCCTACGTGCCGGCATCCGACCTGCCGGTGTACCAGCGCCAGCAGTTCCGTGCGCCGGTGCTGGGTTCCACCACGGTTGACCCGAAGACCTTCGGCACCACCGTGTTCGAAGACGACTCGGTGCGCCTGTGGCACTCGGACGACGAAGTGCTGGTCATCTCGCTCAAGACCAAGATGCACGTCATCGGCGAAGGCGTGGTGAAGGGCCTGCAGCGCGCCATGGCGGAAGCCGAGAAGGGCTTCAAGGGCCTGGTGATCTGGAATACCGACGCGGCCGAAGGCGGCGCCTTCTCGGCCGGCGCCGACCTGCAGTCGGCGCTGCCGGCCTTCATGATGGGCGGCGCCAAGGCGATGGAACCGATGGTGCGCGACCTGCAGAACGTGTTCATGCAGATGAAGTACTCGAACATCCCGGTGGTGGCCGCTGTCGCGGGCCTGGCGCTGGGCGGCGGCTGCGAGATGATGCTGCACGCTTCCAAGCGCGTGGCCTCGATCGAATCCTACATCGGCCTGGTCGAAGTCGGCGTCGGCCTGGTGCCGGCAGGCGGCGGCCTGAAGGAAGCGGCCGTGCGCGCCTTCACCGAAGCGAAAGGCAACGACATCCTGCAATTCCTGAAGACCGGCTTCACCAACGCGGCCACCGCGCAGGTGTCGAAGTCGGCCCTGGAAGCCAAGGCGATGGGCTACCTGAAGGAAGACGACGTCATCGTCTTCAACCCCTACGAACTGCTGCACGTGGCCAAGACCACCGCACGCGCCATGTTCGACGCCGGCTACCGCGCACCGATGCGCCGCCCGATTACCGTCACCGGCCGCTACGGCTGGGCGACGATCCGCGGCCAGCTGGTCAACATGCGTGACGGCGGCTTCATCTCGGCCTACGACTACCACCTGGGCGACACCATCGCCGAGATCGTGACCGGCGGCGACATCGACCAGGGCAGCGTGGTGTCCGAGCAGTGGCTGCTCGACATGGAGCGCAAGGCCTTCATCGCGCTGCTGAGCAATCCGAAGACCCAGGAGCGCATCATGGGCATGATGCAGAACGGTAAGCCGGTCCGTAACTAAGCGACGAACGAACAGGACGAACAAATCATGAGCAAACAACTTCAAGACGCATACATCGTCGCAGCGACCCGCACCCCGATCGGCAAGGCGCCGCGCGGCTTCTTCAACAAGACCCGCCCGGACGACCTGCTGGTGCACGCCATCCGCGGCGCCATGGCCGCCGTGCCGAACCTGGACCCGGCCCTGATCGTCGACGCCATCGTCGGCTGCTCGTTCCCGGAAGCGGAGCAGGGCTTCAACGTGGCGCGTAACGCGGTGGTGCTGGCAGGCCTGCCGAACACCGTGGGCGGCGTCACCGTCAACCGCTACTGCGCCTCGGGCATCACCGCCCTGGCCATGGCGGCCGACCGCATCCGCGTGGGCGAAGCCGACGTGATGATCGCCGGCGGCGTCGAATCGATGTCGATGGTCCCGATGATGGGCCACCATCCTTCGATTAACATGGAAACGTTCAAGGACGAGAACGTGGGCCTGGCCTACGGCATGGGCCTGACCGCCGAGAAGGTGGCCGAGCAGTGGAAGATCTCGCGCGAAGACCAGGACGCCTTCGGCCTGGAATCGCACCGCCGCGCCA from Massilia varians encodes:
- a CDS encoding TetR/AcrR family transcriptional regulator, whose protein sequence is MRKGELTRAAILDVALELSSRDGLEGLTIGVLADRMNMSKSGVFAHFGSREDLQLEVVKLYHHRFEQEVFFPSVREPRGLPRLQSMFDRWLARVSVEIASGCIYISGAVEYDDRPGPIREELVKMVQDWQDALRRAARQAIEVGHLRADADAEQLVYEMYGLILALHHDARFLRNAGAVERARRGFERLVENYRNPTPPQGAPAQ
- a CDS encoding DUF819 family protein: MQTAVPLVTNDAVVLGILASILGFVFWSSSRADGFWKKFYTYVPALLLCYLVPAILNTLGVIDGSLSKLYPVARDYLLPSALVLLCIAIDFGAIVRLGPKAIIMFLTGTAGIMLGAVASFEIMRVIHPETVAGETWRGMTTITGAWIGGGANQAAMKEVFEVDATLFGQFVAVDVLVANVWMAVLLFLAGRAQAFDRWTGADLSAINALKARIETYQAEHARMPTLTDVMVILAVGLGVTGLSHALTGPTVGWIASLPQEWRLQDYSLTSSFFWIVVFATTFGMLLSFTRARSLEGAGASTLGSAMLYFLVATIGMQMDLNALLDRPWLFVLGLIWICVHGGLLLLVAKLIRAPLFFMAVGSQANVGGAASAPVVASAFHPALAPVGVLLAVLGYALGTYCAYITGLVLRGLAT
- a CDS encoding acyl-CoA dehydrogenase C-terminal domain-containing protein, producing MGQYVAPIRDMQFVLHEFLNVSEEFKNLPAYQEIDADIINQVLEEGAKFTQEVLFPLNHSGDREGCHFDAATKAVTTPKGFKEAYKQYVEGGWAALACDPEYGGQGLPVSLNNSFYEMLNSSNQAWTMYPGLSHGAYECLKEHGTDEQKKLFLPKLVSGEWTGTMCLTEAHCGTDLGLLRTKAEPQADGSYAITGSKIFISAGEHDMAENIVHLVLARLPDAPEGSKGISLFLVPKFKVNADGSLGERNGIACGAIEEKMGIHGNATCQMNLDGAIGTLIGQPHKGLQAMFVFMNAARLGVGMQSLGLTEVAYQNALVYAKERIQMRSLSGPKDPSKPADPIIVHPDVRRMLLTAKAFAEGARALTSYIALQIDRELNHPDEEVRKEAAGEVALLTPIVKAFITDNGWIATSEAMQVYGGHGYISEWGMEQYVRDARINMIYEGTNTVQSLDLLGRKILMDNGAKLRAFGEKIKAFVEENGLDESMSEFVTPLGELGEKVTKLTMEIGMKAFQNQDEVGAAAVPYLRVVGHLVFSYFFAQMAKIALAKQDSGDKFYEAKLHTARFYFARLYPETAMLIRQARSGASNLLAMDADLF
- a CDS encoding 3-hydroxyacyl-CoA dehydrogenase/enoyl-CoA hydratase family protein: MSNFIVKKVAVLGAGVMGAQIAAHCVNAKVPVVLFDLPAKEGPKNGIVLKAIENLKKLSPAPLGNKDDAALIEVANYEDNLDVLAGCDLIIEAIAERMDWKHDLYKKVAPHIAPNAIFASNTSGLSINKLAEGFDDELKARFCGVHFFNPPRYMHLVELIPTTSTRPEILDQLETFLTSTLGKGVVRAKDTPNFIANRVGIFGMLATIHEAEKFGLSVDVVDDLTGAKLGRAKSGTFRTADVVGLDTMGHVIKTMQDTLQDDPFFSLYKTPDVLAKLIEKGALGQKAGGGFYKKVGKEIQRLDFATGEYVASGAKAADIVGRILKEKDPVKKFKAMRESTNPQAQFLWAIFRDAFHYIAFHLESIADNARDVDFAMRWGFGWSVGPFETWQAAGWTQIAQWVKEDIDAGKALCNAPLPAWVFEGQVAEKGVHTAEGSYSASKNAYVPASDLPVYQRQQFRAPVLGSTTVDPKTFGTTVFEDDSVRLWHSDDEVLVISLKTKMHVIGEGVVKGLQRAMAEAEKGFKGLVIWNTDAAEGGAFSAGADLQSALPAFMMGGAKAMEPMVRDLQNVFMQMKYSNIPVVAAVAGLALGGGCEMMLHASKRVASIESYIGLVEVGVGLVPAGGGLKEAAVRAFTEAKGNDILQFLKTGFTNAATAQVSKSALEAKAMGYLKEDDVIVFNPYELLHVAKTTARAMFDAGYRAPMRRPITVTGRYGWATIRGQLVNMRDGGFISAYDYHLGDTIAEIVTGGDIDQGSVVSEQWLLDMERKAFIALLSNPKTQERIMGMMQNGKPVRN